Part of the Cololabis saira isolate AMF1-May2022 chromosome 15, fColSai1.1, whole genome shotgun sequence genome, GCAAATTTAATGCATTTTTGACAGAAATGTTTTGGGCTGATGAATATAAATCcaaagcttttcagctacatttTTGGAGAATATCTTGCAGAATTTCATTAAGAAAAAACTCTTGTCATCTGTTACATACATGGTTGATTGATCAAGGCATGGGCTTCTGCAGTTTTACTAGTAAAGACATGAAGgggcaaacattttttttttacatagaaATAAAACTGACGAAGAACTAAAATGCTATTTTGCGTAACACTATCACTTTCTgtcagtatttatttatgtaaattGACCGAAGGCGCTCGGCTTCTCAGAGGGCTTGCAAGGGCTAATAGTTCATGTGACATGTCCCCTTTTTTCCTGtctaatacatttattttgggCCATTGGAAGAGTCAtatattcttttttaatttactaCTTCATGTTTTACCAGAAGGGAGAGTTCTATACATGATTAAATGATCAGGGGCTTGGTAGCAATAAACTTAGTTCAAAAAAGCACCGTTCTCTAAAATGATCGCTGTAAATTAGAGACTCAGATTAGCATAATTACTTAATGAATATGGTACTTAATTGATTAATACATTGAGTCAGCAGAGCTTTAATAAATagccattttattttttgtttaaaggttGTTATTGAGTCTGATTACTGATTTGTTTAATTCTGAagtgaatatggatggatggatggatggatggatggatggattggtttTGATTTTGTGAGTAGGGCAGGTTCCTATCAGCCAGTGATCAGACACCAGGTTTCTTATTCCACATATCTTCGTGCTAAATAGGGAACGCCGCATGAACCCCGATGCGTAGACTGATGCATGAGTGTCCAGACACTTTGGGGTCGAATCTAGGCTTTTTTTGGCTCAGTTGGAGCACTGACAGATGTTTGGTGGCCAGATGAATCCCCTAGTGGTCATGAACTGGGCCAGCATGTGCTGTATGGATCAGATGAGGCCCAGAGGGCCGGCGAACAGGCAGATTTGGAGTATCGTGAATTTAGGTGGTCACTTTTACCTTGACTCAAAGGCGTCATTGACTGCCAACTCAAACTAAAGATGTAGGTGCCTGTAGAATaggataatttctggcatttatcccgataacgataaaaatgacgatagaaaaaataccaattcaactccacctttgtaactataaatctatcaccacattcagtctctggagcccccaaaacactgctctaaaagatactaaatattactaaactacaccaattgaattgataaaaacccattaaatgagttacacctgtactgcaaaactgtaatgactcagatccgccatgtttgttacacaaacattgattgattgattgattgtttctttctttctttctttctttctttctttctttctttctttctttctttctttctttctttctttctttctttctttctttctttctttctttctttctttctttctttctttctttctttctttctttctttctttctttctttctttctttctttctggctcattttctttctttctttctttctttctttctttctttctttctttctttctggctcatttccttccttccttcccttcttccttccaaatcagctttacacaaaaacatcatcaactggaatttatcgtttttaccgcgataTGACAAAtttttaccgtggggaatttttttgacggtaaatcgtgaacggtaaaatatcgcccattcctactgtagAAGCTGGGAGGGATATGAACTCATGGTGATTTTTCCCCCGTCCAGATGCAGGTGTCCATGGAGGTGggaagcagcaccagcagctctGATGCTTCCGTGGTGCAGGTGTGCTTCCCCAGTGCTCAGGCCTCCGTGTTGGACAGTTTGAACCGGCAGAGGGAGGACGGCAGTCTCTGCGATCTCTCTATCCACGTCCAGGGGCACGTGTTCAAGGCCCACCGCTGCGTCCTGGCCGCGTCCTCGCCGTACTTCCATGACCAGGTGGGTGTGATGGGCTGACAGACATCTGATCATTCCCACTGAGCAGGAAAAGTTACATGGAGTCATAGTCGTCTGTTTCTAAGTGAGTATGTAATAAACCACACATGCAACTCACAGTCTGGTCCTTATATTGGATTCTtaacagtatttaaaaaaaaaggtatgacCTTTTTGGTGATGTTTTTGGGGCTTGTATTAATCTTTTCACGGACGGTCAAACAGCTGAGTTATTAACTCAGACATCAAATATAAATCTTCCACAAATAACAaatctacgttacattaacgtaaagactccaatcctgaccttatACGTCACATTAACGCTCATCCCAGGTCACCTCATGtactttgtacattttttttcctacagactcattactccggcactttagaaccaacttgtacattttttcctttaatattatttgctctttCATATTGCActaatcaccacaacaaagtccttgtgtgtgttaaactacttggcaataaacttcttttctgattctgattctgaaatgcAGTCCTATAATCTCACAAAATACTACATTGATCCAAACATCACAAGTATTTCATGTATGTCAAGTTTCATTCATACCTTTTTAAACACTGATAAGTGCATTTTCTCTCAACTTAAGTTCCACGcgcttcagaaaaaaaaacccgaCTTCAAAAATTagtgaaggaaaaaggaaatattGCACGTTTTTCCATCCgtgcatgtaccagctactcaGTCGCAACCAGGTCTTcaagaatgactgaatgaaagcTTCATGaacgacataaaaaaaaaaaacaaagttagaTCTAAACAAATGACCAACAGCTGATGGTGGAATatttaacacatttttcttgcatGTCGGGGAACGCGGGTGGAGTGGATTGACTTGTTCTCTTCTCTTCCCCTGCCTCCAGGTTCTGCTGAAGAACATGTCCaccgtctccatcccggcggtgATGGACCCGCTGGCCTTCGAGAGCGTGCTGAGCTGCGCCTACACCGGCCAGCTCCGGATGGTGCGCGAGGACATCGTCAACTACCTCACGGTGGGCAGCGTCCTGCAGATGTGGCACATCGTGGACAAATGCACGGAGCTGCTGAAGGAGGGCCGGGCTGCGGCTGCAGGAGGCAGCGGCGGGGGAGGAGCCGCTCAGGACGGAGCCGCCGGGGACGCAGGGACGGCCAACCCcgggtgcagcagcagcaacctCGACGGAGGTCCAGGTGGGGGTCACAAGCTCAGTCCAGGGAGTTCCTCAGGGGGGAATGAGCCACCAGAGGCTAGAAGAAAAGTAGTGTCCTTAATCATCTTCAAGAATCTTTTTGAAGATCTGCTggactccacttctctgttaaCATACTAGCAATTACTGCCctcactttattttattgcaCTTATAGGTTCACCTTTTTGTCTATACAGTCCCGCTTTATCCCTTATAACGTCCTTCTATTGATTTAGGACGTCACACATACCACAAAGTTTAATTTCATTCTGTAGCTTGAGTGTATTCCTCAATTTTGTAAGtctctttggataaaagcagctGATAAATGAGTAAATGTAAAACTCTTGTTCTCCATCCCTACGTCAAACTCAGAATCCTTGCAAATTTAATGAATGTTTGACGGAAATGCTTTTGGGCTGATGAATTTAAAACCAAAGCTTTTCAGCTCCTATAAAAAATAGCATTTTTGGAGAAAATATCTTGCAGAATTTCataaaaaaattgcattttttgCATAGAAAGAAAACTGACGAAGAACTAAAATGCTATTTTGCATGACACTATCACTTTCTgtcagtatttatttatgtgataTGACCCGAGCCAGAGCGAAGGCGCTCAGCTCCTCAGAGGGCTTGCAAGGGCTAATTGGTTACGTCCCCTTTTTCCTCtctaatacatttattttggcCATTGGAAGAGTcatataatttctttttttaaattaatatttcatgttttttttcacattttaccAGAAGGGAGAGTTTTATACATGATTAAATGACCAGGGGCTTGGTAGCAATAAACTCAGTTCAGTAAAGCACCGTTCTCCAAAATGATGGCTGTAAACTAGAGAACTAGAAACAGTCAGATTATATTCACAGTAAAGGTATGAATGTACAGTTCACAGAGCAGGTGGGGGCAGCCAAGGCCAGATCGCAGAGTCCGACGAGCCCCAGCGAGCCTGTCAGCCGCCGAGTCGGCCGTCGGTGAGCGAGAGCCAGTCCCCCAGCAGCACCAACTACTTCAGCCCCAGAGACGGGAGCAGCTTCGGAGGAGGTGGAGCAGCCGCAGCGGCGCCTTCGCTGGATGGAGGCAGAGCCAGCAACACCCCGAGCTACTGCACGCCGTCGGGGGGAGAGGAGCCCTTCCTTattgaggaggaggaagtggaggaggaagaggaggaggcttTATACCAGcaaaggaagagaggaggaagaggaggaggaggaggaggcagcaggaggaggaagaaaacaaactcaATGTTGGAGCAGGAGTTCGGCGTCAGCGACAGCTTCGGGGTGTCGTCGTATCAGGTCAGAGAGAGTTACTGCCTCCTttagggcttttattttgaaaatccactttaattttacattttcatttgtaaCTAATCAATACACCCTGGCCAGTCACCAATACTGGGTTTATATGATGTATTTACAGCCGTCAGGTGACTATAAAAGTGGAAAATACTCTCAGTTTTGTGTTATTTTCCCTTTAGCTTTTCCTTGTACCATTTAAGAGcacatttaattttctttacCATATTTCACTTGTTTCTCTTGTTACTCTAGAATGCAACAtggtctgggtctctggaaagcgcctagagacaacttctgttgtaatagacgctatataaataaaattgaattgaattgaaaaaatattTGGTCGGCATCACTATTGCTTTAATTTCAAATGAAAGAACAAATTTCCGCTGATCTGCAGTTTGTTGCCTGGATTTTTCCAATATGTTTTAAGTTCAGTGTTTCTTTCTAAAATAAGTTGCTTTGTTTATGACCAcattgtttttaaagctcttatAAAAATGTTCTTCGCTGCATTTTTGCTGCACGTAATCAAAAGGACGGGGAGGAGTCAACGTTGCCGCCGCAGAAACGCCCCACCTACAGCCAGCCCAGCATCATGCCGCGCAAACAGTGGGTGGTGGTGAAAACGGAGCGCACGGAGGACGACGACCTGATCGTGGTGTccggggaggagggaggagaagaggaggaggacgacgaTGAcagggagctggagctggaaccagAGAGGGAGAGGGGCAACTTCAACATCTCTAACGTCAGGAGCCTCTCGGCCGAGCTGGGGCCCCGAGCTGAGAGCGACATGGACCCCCAGGTGAGACCGACACGCTGAGCATCTCTGAGTGTCTTATAATACAgagaatagagggaatgcacatgacgtcacagatgcatcttcacagcgggttacgcccactgagtggcagaaagactgagtggcagaaagactgagtggcagcgtaaactttcagtttgagcaactggaaaacatctaatatgggaaagagctgttgtgtgatcgactgtactcatagatttagcaagaaatcagagttatcgttttacagactgccgaaaaataagcttaagagagacaaatggatcgctgcaatttgcaaaaacaactggattccaggcaccgaaacatggatttgcggttcccattttgtatcaggtaatgttggatttttgagtagctaacgttaaacggttaaatcataaagtttggtgtcctcattactttaatttcaccaacaaatcctgccttgaagtcggaccaagcgtcaagacttttgtatgccttcaagctttgcttcgtgtatttccccggcgtagaaattaagtacatataaatatcaggaaacttgattcgtggccaaatattaatgtccatggaccactggttcttggtaactgtacgggtcactgtcaagtccaactgcctttaatttaagcccataatcggctgttattccgtcttttccacagtttccctactagttgcagccatttttgccactcagtgcgagtaagggggctggtccagtgggaaagtgacgtcaatgcattccctctattgcaggggtcggcaacccgcggctctctttagcgccgccctagtggctcctggagctttttcaaaaatgtttgacctttctttccttcttttttttctttttttcttattttccttttcttcttttttcttctctttttccatttttctaatttttttcttccttttacctttcctttttaatctcgacattttgacttttttctcgaaatttttactttttctcaacatttcaacttttttctcgaaatttttacttttttttcaagattgtacttcaacattaatcttgacatttcgacttttttctcgaaatatcaactttttgctcgacatttcgacttttttttcgaaatttcaacttttttctcgacattttgacttttttcatgaaattttgcataatgaaaaaaacatcttcccccagttataactaatattgatacatgcagcatgtgtttccttcattctaaggcttatacatacaagacttttcattttttgagcctccagacatatttgttttttgtgtttttggtctaatatggctctttcaacattttagattgccgacccctggtctattgtTTACGGGTGCAGATTCATTAGTGGATATGTGTCTGTCAGCAGGTGGACTGCTGCCAGTCTTCGGAGGACTACCTCAAGTTTGAAGGCAGTTTGATGGAGCAGACGTTGGCTCAGCACCTCCACGACAGCGTTGCAGGTGCGACCCAGAGCTCCAACCGCGCCGTGTCTGCGCTGCTGGGCCAGGTCCAGACCAGCGCTTCGGCCCGGGCCCAGCTCTTCCCCCTGGACATGCAGGGGAACCAGATCCTCCTCTACGGCCAGGCCTCCGGACTCTCCCTGGACGCCGCGCCGCCTCCGCTGGGAGTGGCGGGGCCCGTGATGGGAGGGGCTCCCTACAAAGGTCCCGGTCTGGAGCACGGGGCCGTCCACCTGcaggggggtctgggggtggacgGCTCCGACGGCGGGGGGATGGGAGGGGGCTGCGGCGGCCCCGGGGGCTCGGCCAAGGTGTTCATGTGCCACTGCGGGAAGTCGTTCACGCACAAGAGCATGAGGGACCGGCACATCAACATGCACCTGGACCTGCGGCCCTTCCACTGCCCCGTCTGCGccaagaagttcaagatgaagCACCACCTCACGGAGCACATGAAGACGCACACCGGCCTCAAGCCGTACGACTGCCTCAGCTGCGGCAAGAAGTTCATGTGGCGCGACAGCTTCATGCGGCACCGCTCCCACTGCGAGAGGCGCGGCGGGCCGGGGGAGGCCGGCGAGGCCGGGAGCAGCGGAGACGGGGGGAGGCGGGGCGGGGCCGAGGACGGCCAGGATCTGATGTCCTCCCCTCACCTCCTGCTGGCTGCGGCGGAGGGGGCGCCGGCCGGTTTCCTGGGAGGAGGGACGAGGGGCGGGGTCTCCGTTTCTGCCCCTCATCTCTCTGGTGCTGTTACATCAGTGCAGCACGCCGCCGCCGCCTCCGCGCCGGGAAGCGGCCGCAGCAACAGCGCCACCATGGCTGCTGCGGGGGCCTTGCTGGGGGGGGTCTCTCAGAGTCCGGGTCAGGACGAGGCCTCCGGGATGTTCGGAGGGCTCGCGCTGGCTCGAGGCGTGTGCCACGAGGACGTGTGTGAAGTCAGTGCCGACGAAAGTAGCGTGACTTAAACCAAAGTTGTCTCACAATCCAACGGGTGCCTCCCTCCGAGCGCCTCTTCTGATTCCTGCTGCTGTTCTGTAAATATTTGTACATAGTTTTAAACGTGGAAGAGGTGCGGGACTGTTCGGAGGGACTTTCAGCCGGAGGGAACCTTCCTGAGAAGATTGAAGGTCGAGACTCGAAGGACCTGCAGGTTCTTCGATCCGAGTTACCCATCACAACataaaaagagtttaaaagtggCCTCACGAAAACGGACCTGCTGTCTCTGAGTAAGCTACGGTTTTAAATGTCTGAGATTGttattaaagtttatttttgctGTTTCTGTGGGAGAATGTACATTTCTTAAGGGGAAGCCAAAAATGAAAAGACACTGCCTCGCTAACTTGTACCGTCTGTGGGAACACAGTCAGTAGAGTAGAGAAACCACTTCTAACTCGCTGTGACTTTCTGCAGTCTTGTATCGTGACCTTTGCTGTTATCACATAGAAAATAACACAAATCTgcaatttatttagttttttaacaGGAAAAAGGATATGAACAAATTTCAGATGTGAAACTTTCTTTAACTGCCGTTTaagtttgtttctgtgtttttgtccCTCATGCTCATAGTATGAATCCACCTCCACAGAAACAAAAACCCTGATAGTTTTATAGCCGTTTTCACATTTTCTCATTATTATTCAGAAAAGTATGTTttcggtattattattattattattgtaaatataaataaatatatgtgagtCAGTCATCAGGCTTGAGACTTAATTTTATTATAACAGTTTTTAATGGGTTGTGGAGGAAGTATTtgaccccccctccccaccccccaaaaaaaaagaaccacaGGGCATCAAATACATACAGTTCAgtatttttaaatctttttattaaacatttttgaacaATTGACCCAAAAACTGAGCTGTGCTTTAAGAAAATGCACACGATTATATATCtcagccatgtttttatttcacttttcttcCCCACTGTGTCTTTGGATTTCTGCATgatctgttttgttttcttgcaATGATTTAAAGAAATCACTGGGTCTGATTTTACCTGAGAAGCTTAACAATGAGCATTTGTCTTGTGTTGTTTTACACACAAACCCATCCAGCCCTCGATTACATGCAGATATTTACCATACCATGTCAACTGGATGCTGTTTTAGGACAGACACGGACCTGTGTTGACAGCTTCTGCCCACTAGAGGGCAGCATTTCAAATAACGCCGCAACCAAActgcaagaaaataaaaactgttgaaagaagaaaaacggATTTAAAGACAGACAAAAATTCATGTTTCTGCCTTTTGGGGAGAGGCCTTAAGGCAGATTGATCTGTTACGTGTCTGGCACATTTCATTAGGAATATTGATCCactatgatttaaaaaaaaaaacacataaagtGGGAAGATTTTAAGTAGTCTTGCAGCTTTTTGCCCAAAACGCTGATGTGACGTTAAAAAGTTTAACATTTTTACCACATTTGTCTGTGAGCAGAATAAAAGTATAAATCATAAAAGTGGCAGAGACCACAGATGGGTGGAGCTGATGAGATTTTACACACGTTCTTGAATAAACCCTCAATTTAAAAGGAAGGATACTGACTTTGTCGGAAATTGCAGTAATTCAGAGTTCAGTTTGAAAGCAAATATACATCATGTTAGAGtaacatcttttatttatttattttttttctttatggccTAATTAAGAGGAAACAGATCAACTGGTGAGAcgggtggtgatgatgatgatgatgatgatccagcCACTTGGGTGTCAATAATCCAgttataaatttaaaaaatggctCGAATGTAACAAATTCATGATTtgagaaaatgtttaaattgaTACAAATATTTGTCCTCAAATTGAAGACAAATTATTTCTATGTCCTTAAAAAACGTCTGATTTCTGTTTAAAGGTGGTGCTGAAAAATCTCACTTTTACCTCTAAGTGTAAACTTGAATAAAATTATAACATACGTGTGTTTTGTCGTCGTCATCTGCAGCAGCTTTGAAAACTGTCAGACTGATGTCCAGCTGTGTGGCAGCCTATTTCAGCAGAGTAAGAGGAattaaaagatgtatttttcGTTACCGCTTCTTACATGTCTTCTTATTGACCAGTTGATTGTTAAAACAATGACATTTGTGAATCCTGAGTGGAACTAATACTGTAAAATACTGCAGCACCTCAACTTTCACTTCTATGTATCAACATTTCAGACTAATAAATTATTTCAAGCAATATCATGACCTATGCTTCtattgatttatattttatattttttttcaaacaaaataaaatctatgAATTCTCTTGGATGGTTCAGATAAAATGTCCCCGAAAACGCCGAAGGACCTAAACGTCTTTAAAGAGTAAAGTCTGCTCCGTCCTTGTGTGGTCCAGCCTGCGGCCTCGGTGTGAGGGCATAGGATGTTCTTAACGTGTAGCGCTCCATCAAACAAATGTCCAAGCAATAACTCCAGTTGAGTAGTGTtcccatttattcattcatttttaatatttattattttctaatCAAAGATCTCCTTTTTCC contains:
- the zbtb22b gene encoding zinc finger and BTB domain-containing protein 22b isoform X2, with translation MQVSMEVGSSTSSSDASVVQVCFPSAQASVLDSLNRQREDGSLCDLSIHVQGHVFKAHRCVLAASSPYFHDQVLLKNMSTVSIPAVMDPLAFESVLSCAYTGQLRMVREDIVNYLTVGSVLQMWHIVDKCTELLKEGRAAAAGGSGGGGAAQDGAAGDAGTANPGCSSSNLDGGPVHRAGGGSQGQIAESDEPQRACQPPSRPSVSESQSPSSTNYFSPRDGSSFGGGGAAAAAPSLDGGRASNTPSYCTPSGGEEPFLIEEEEVEEEEEEALYQQRKRGGRGGGGGGSRRRKKTNSMLEQEFGVSDSFGVSSYQDGEESTLPPQKRPTYSQPSIMPRKQWVVVKTERTEDDDLIVVSGEEGGEEEEDDDDRELELEPERERGNFNISNVRSLSAELGPRAESDMDPQVDCCQSSEDYLKFEGSLMEQTLAQHLHDSVAGATQSSNRAVSALLGQVQTSASARAQLFPLDMQGNQILLYGQASGLSLDAAPPPLGVAGPVMGGAPYKGPGLEHGAVHLQGGLGVDGSDGGGMGGGCGGPGGSAKVFMCHCGKSFTHKSMRDRHINMHLDLRPFHCPVCAKKFKMKHHLTEHMKTHTGLKPYDCLSCGKKFMWRDSFMRHRSHCERRGGPGEAGEAGSSGDGGRRGGAEDGQDLMSSPHLLLAAAEGAPAGFLGGGTRGGVSVSAPHLSGAVTSVQHAAAASAPGSGRSNSATMAAAGALLGGVSQSPGQDEASGMFGGLALARGVCHEDVCEVSADESSVT
- the zbtb22b gene encoding zinc finger and BTB domain-containing protein 22b isoform X1 → MQVSMEVGSSTSSSDASVVQVCFPSAQASVLDSLNRQREDGSLCDLSIHVQGHVFKAHRCVLAASSPYFHDQVLLKNMSTVSIPAVMDPLAFESVLSCAYTGQLRMVREDIVNYLTVGSVLQMWHIVDKCTELLKEGRAAAAGGSGGGGAAQDGAAGDAGTANPGCSSSNLDGGPVHRAGGGSQGQIAESDEPQRACQPPSRPSVSESQSPSSTNYFSPRDGSSFGGGGAAAAAPSLDGGRASNTPSYCTPSGGEEPFLIEEEEVEEEEEEALYQQRKRGGRGGGGGGSRRRKKTNSMLEQEFGVSDSFGVSSYQDGEESTLPPQKRPTYSQPSIMPRKQWVVVKTERTEDDDLIVVSGEEGGEEEEDDDDRELELEPERERGNFNISNVRSLSAELGPRAESDMDPQQVDCCQSSEDYLKFEGSLMEQTLAQHLHDSVAGATQSSNRAVSALLGQVQTSASARAQLFPLDMQGNQILLYGQASGLSLDAAPPPLGVAGPVMGGAPYKGPGLEHGAVHLQGGLGVDGSDGGGMGGGCGGPGGSAKVFMCHCGKSFTHKSMRDRHINMHLDLRPFHCPVCAKKFKMKHHLTEHMKTHTGLKPYDCLSCGKKFMWRDSFMRHRSHCERRGGPGEAGEAGSSGDGGRRGGAEDGQDLMSSPHLLLAAAEGAPAGFLGGGTRGGVSVSAPHLSGAVTSVQHAAAASAPGSGRSNSATMAAAGALLGGVSQSPGQDEASGMFGGLALARGVCHEDVCEVSADESSVT
- the zbtb22b gene encoding zinc finger and BTB domain-containing protein 22b isoform X3, translated to MEVGSSTSSSDASVVQVCFPSAQASVLDSLNRQREDGSLCDLSIHVQGHVFKAHRCVLAASSPYFHDQVLLKNMSTVSIPAVMDPLAFESVLSCAYTGQLRMVREDIVNYLTVGSVLQMWHIVDKCTELLKEGRAAAAGGSGGGGAAQDGAAGDAGTANPGCSSSNLDGGPVHRAGGGSQGQIAESDEPQRACQPPSRPSVSESQSPSSTNYFSPRDGSSFGGGGAAAAAPSLDGGRASNTPSYCTPSGGEEPFLIEEEEVEEEEEEALYQQRKRGGRGGGGGGSRRRKKTNSMLEQEFGVSDSFGVSSYQDGEESTLPPQKRPTYSQPSIMPRKQWVVVKTERTEDDDLIVVSGEEGGEEEEDDDDRELELEPERERGNFNISNVRSLSAELGPRAESDMDPQQVDCCQSSEDYLKFEGSLMEQTLAQHLHDSVAGATQSSNRAVSALLGQVQTSASARAQLFPLDMQGNQILLYGQASGLSLDAAPPPLGVAGPVMGGAPYKGPGLEHGAVHLQGGLGVDGSDGGGMGGGCGGPGGSAKVFMCHCGKSFTHKSMRDRHINMHLDLRPFHCPVCAKKFKMKHHLTEHMKTHTGLKPYDCLSCGKKFMWRDSFMRHRSHCERRGGPGEAGEAGSSGDGGRRGGAEDGQDLMSSPHLLLAAAEGAPAGFLGGGTRGGVSVSAPHLSGAVTSVQHAAAASAPGSGRSNSATMAAAGALLGGVSQSPGQDEASGMFGGLALARGVCHEDVCEVSADESSVT